The following proteins are co-located in the Haloplanus sp. HW8-1 genome:
- a CDS encoding DUF4382 domain-containing protein — MNSDRSAATERSSESETTIDDWRRRFLVAGASVGATLLAGCASDTDPGESDGAATSTDATGGDPTASGGTTTAYGNFRLLISDQPVAIDEFDSLVVTLDRARVFRTEGDDGTATPTGNATATPTPDGNGTATSTATPTETPTPDGDGQAGGEDGDQRGFSIVDLDGAAVDLTRVVGDKAITVFDGDLPTGRYTKIELYAAEVDGVVDGETVDVTIPSGKLQITKPFEVVAGESVDFVFDINVVKRGNAGGYNLLPVISESGVAGEDVEVTEIEDRTDGGDADETPQNGSDADGNAGGRAGDTSTATDEDA; from the coding sequence ATGAACTCGGATCGATCGGCGGCGACGGAGCGTAGTTCGGAGTCGGAGACGACCATCGACGACTGGCGGCGACGGTTCCTAGTGGCCGGGGCGAGCGTCGGGGCGACCCTGCTGGCGGGGTGTGCGTCCGATACCGACCCCGGCGAGTCCGACGGCGCGGCCACGTCGACCGACGCGACCGGCGGAGACCCGACCGCCAGCGGCGGCACGACGACCGCGTACGGCAACTTCCGACTCCTGATCAGCGATCAACCGGTCGCCATCGACGAGTTCGACTCGCTGGTGGTGACCCTCGACCGGGCCCGCGTCTTCCGTACCGAGGGTGACGACGGCACGGCCACGCCGACGGGGAACGCGACGGCCACGCCGACGCCGGATGGGAACGGCACCGCGACATCGACGGCCACGCCGACGGAGACGCCGACCCCGGACGGCGACGGCCAGGCGGGAGGCGAGGATGGCGACCAGCGTGGCTTCTCCATCGTCGACCTCGACGGGGCGGCGGTCGATCTCACCCGCGTCGTCGGCGACAAGGCCATCACCGTGTTCGACGGCGACCTCCCCACGGGGCGTTACACCAAGATCGAACTCTACGCCGCCGAGGTGGACGGTGTCGTTGACGGCGAAACCGTCGACGTCACGATCCCGAGTGGGAAGCTCCAGATCACCAAGCCCTTCGAGGTCGTCGCCGGGGAGTCGGTCGATTTCGTCTTCGATATCAACGTCGTCAAGCGCGGGAACGCGGGTGGATACAACCTCCTGCCCGTCATCTCGGAGAGCGGCGTCGCCGGCGAGGACGTCGAAGTCACCGAAATCGAGGATCGAACCGACGGGGGCGATGCGGACGAGACGCCCCAAAACGGCAGCGACGCGGACGGAAACGCCGGCGGTCGCGCCGGCGACACGTCCACCGCGACCGACGAAGACGCGTAG